A window from Osmia lignaria lignaria isolate PbOS001 chromosome 8, iyOsmLign1, whole genome shotgun sequence encodes these proteins:
- the LOC117606757 gene encoding mitochondrial protein C2orf69 homolog, with the protein MSSKIWVWKKVPGIVGRCNDVIYSRPKTPPSQDLLLYFGGDVQDIQENMEQHSDSKKYIEWNLQNTAHILSTNFPKKHIIVIRPSRIYVTMHALFSCFDNFVPGNEYGIPSYLPTHNGLKHLHELVKSCLDHIKTCSGSEDPSLFSIEKIKLTLMGFSKGCVVLNQLLHEFHYYQRKSKPDVEINNFTKLIESIWWLDGGHAGTKDTWITDKSILESFAKLRINVHVHVTPYQVQDSSRPWNREEENRFSTTLKNIGVPIKRELHFTDKPRSLLLHFNVIKAVGNCTQ; encoded by the exons ATGTCATCCAAAATTTGGGTTTGGAAGAAAGTTCCTGGTATAGTCGGTCGATGTAACGATGTCATTTATTCACGTCCGAAAACACCTCCGAGCCAGGatcttcttttatattttggGGGAGATGTTCAA GACATTCAGGAGAATATGGAACAACATTCAGATAGTAAAAAGTATATAGAATGGAATTTGCAAAATACTGCTCATATACTATCAACAAACTTCCCCAAAAAACATATAATTGTCATTCGTCCATCGAG aATATATGTAACAATGCATGCTTTGTTTAGCTGTTTTGATAACTTTGTACCAGGAAATGAATATGGTATCCCATCGTACCTTCCAACACATAATGGTTTAAAACATTTACATGAATTGGTAAAATCATGTTTGGATCATATTAAGACATGCAGTGGTAGTGAG gaTCCTAGTCTTTTCAGTattgagaaaataaaattaacattaatggGCTTTAGCAAAGGCTGTGTTGTTTTAAATCAGTTGCTTCACGAGTTTCATTACTACCAAAGAAAATCAAAACCTGatgttgaaattaataattttacaaaacttaTTGAAAGTATATGGTGGTTAGATGGTGGACATGCAGGAACTAAAGATACATGGATCACAGATAAATCCATCTTGGAATCATTTGCAAAATTAA GGATAAATGTTCACGTACATGTTACACCATATCAAGTTCAAGATTCTAGTCGTCCGTGGAATCGCGAAGAGGAAAACCGATTTTCTACTACTTTGAAAAATATCGGAGTTCCCATAAAACGGGAATTACATTTCACAGATAAACCAAGAAGTTTGCTGCTTCATTTTAACGTTATCAAAGCTGTTGGTAATTGCACACAG
- the LOC117606756 gene encoding thiamine pyrophosphokinase 1 isoform X1, producing MHVLKRSISKLSFVANAVRQLLFLRKYQSSQAMQHDSDSNRTVWNPSQIFKCPTHYKYAVVILNRPLYWKHDSVLRIWEKAQINVTVDGGTHAWLHYLEEQGIDVFNGKHNEYIPNLITGDMDSCSPLILERLQSIGSRVIETINQDYTDYTKALIQLGQYAQKENINLNGIYVFVDSSGRLDHIIENLNTLHKSDKLIGQYIPIIPVIQIASNSLTWILKPGFHTIIIPKILVQSNSWCGLLPIGGPVNCITTTGLKWNLNRATLQFGGLISSSNTYDDCSEVTINTDSSVVWTMGIEALDEELNCKKCCH from the exons ATGCACGTTCTCAAACgaagtatttcgaaattgaGTTTCGTCGCGAATGCAGTCCGACAATTATTAT TTTTAAGAAAATATCAATCAAGCCAAGCGATGCAACATGATTCAGATTCCAATAGAACAGTATGGAATCCTTCACAAATATTTAAGTGTCCCACACATTACAAATATGCTGTAGTTATACTGAATCGTCCTCTTTATTGGAAGCATGACAGTGTCCTTAGGATATGGGAAAAGG CACAAATTAATGTTACTGTTGATGGTGGAACACATGCTTGGTTACATTACTTAGAAGAGCAAGGTATAGATGTCTTCAATGGAAAGCATAATGAATATATACCAAACTTAATTACTGGAGACATGGACAGTTGTAGTCCATTAATCCTAGAGAGGTTGCAGTCCATAGGTTCAAGGGTCATAGAAACAATCAACCAGGATTATACAGATTATACAAAAGCTTTGATTCAGTTAGGACAATATGCTcaaaaggaaaatataaat TTAAACGGAATATACGTGTTTGTAGACTCATCAGGAAGATTGGATCATATTATTGAAAATCTTAATACTCTTCATAAAAGTGATAAGCTCATTGGACAATACATTCCGATAATACCg GTGATTCAAATAGCAAGTAATTCATTGACATGGATTTTAAAGCCAGGTTTCCATACTATAATTATTCCTAAAATCTTGGTCCAGAGTAATAGCTGGTGTGGACTTCTACCAATTGGTGGACCTGTTAACTGTATAACAACAACTGGTTTAAAGTGGAATTTAA atCGTGCGACTTTACAATTTGGTGGTTTAATAAGCTCTTCAAATACGTATGACGATTGTTCTGAAGTAACTATAAATACAGATTCATCAGTAGTATGGACTATGGGTATCGAAGCACTCGACGAAGAATTGAATTGCAAAAAATGTTGTCATTAG